TCAAAGAATTTTTGGCGGGGTGGTTTAAACCTGGAAACTACCCCGTCTTTTTGCTATGCAAAAATCCACCCCTTGAAAAAAAGGGGAATTTTAAACTTCAATACATCAAGTGATTTTCATAGGCTTTAACAAATAAAAACCTCCACAATTGCGGAGGTTTTATATATATTTTGAAAAGATCTAGTGTACGCCACTCAAATCTATTTTCTCTTTACTTTTTCGTTCTTTCACGAATAAGATAAACGGAATACAAATTAAGAATATCACTCCTAAATAAAGAAAAACATCCATATAAGAAAGTACCGTTGCCTGTTTCGTTACGGAGAGATCGAGCATTTTGTAAGCGGCATTCATTGCGGCATCCGGTGTCATTCCTTTTGCCATGAAGCTTCCTTTTAAAGCCTGCAATCTCTGCTGAACTGCAAAATCGGTTTCATCGAGATGGGTAATCAGATTAACTCTGTATTTCTGACTGGCATTGGCAATAAACGTTGTAATCGCCGCAATCCCGAAAGAACCTCCCAGCTGTCTCATCATCCCTGTAAAAGCAGCTCCCTGACCAATTTCCTGACCTTTTAGAGTACTTAATGATAATGAAGTGATCGGGATAAATAGCAATCCAAGTCCTGCTCCTCTTACGATCAGCATCCAGAAAAATGCATCTTTACTCGTATCCGGTGTAAGGATTTTGTAACCCCAGAAACTATATACAAAGAAGATAAATAATCCTAAGGAAACTAAAATCTGCTGCTTAGCACCTTTTGACAATAATCTACCGATAATAGGCATCATGAAGGCGGTGGTTAAGGCTGCAGGAATCATTAAAGCTCCCGACTGAAGTGCCGTCCAACCCAAAATACTCTGCGTATACAAAGGAACAATAAAGGTAGAACCGTACAAACCGAATCCTAATACAAAGGACATTATGGTACCAATCCTCAAATTACTGTTTTTCAAAACCCGCAATTCCACAATAGGATATTTGAAAGTAAGTTCTCGCCAAAGGAATAAGATGAATCCTAACACTGCCGATGCGGTAAATAAAATAATCCATCCACTTGCAAACCAGTCTTCTTCGTGTCCTCTTTCCAGAATATATTGAAGTGATCCCACAGTAATCGCCAATAAAGCAATTCCTAACCAGTCGACATCCGAAGCTTTACGTTTTTCAGCATATTTCGGACTTCTCACAAACTGAAGCGTCATTAAAGTCGCTGCAATCCCGATAGGAATATTAATATAGAAAATATACGGCCAACTGAAGTTATCTAC
The sequence above is a segment of the Chryseobacterium sp. MYb264 genome. Coding sequences within it:
- a CDS encoding DHA2 family efflux MFS transporter permease subunit; amino-acid sequence: MQDSLVEYGARRVIITITAILCALLEIVDSTIVNVALNEMKGNLGATLSEVGWVITAYAIGNVIVVPMTSWLSQQFGRRNYFAASIIIFTIFSFLCGNATNIWELVFFRLMQGIGGGALLVTSQTIITESYPIEKRSMAQAIYGLGVIIGPTLGPPLGGYIVDNFSWPYIFYINIPIGIAATLMTLQFVRSPKYAEKRKASDVDWLGIALLAITVGSLQYILERGHEEDWFASGWIILFTASAVLGFILFLWRELTFKYPIVELRVLKNSNLRIGTIMSFVLGFGLYGSTFIVPLYTQSILGWTALQSGALMIPAALTTAFMMPIIGRLLSKGAKQQILVSLGLFIFFVYSFWGYKILTPDTSKDAFFWMLIVRGAGLGLLFIPITSLSLSTLKGQEIGQGAAFTGMMRQLGGSFGIAAITTFIANASQKYRVNLITHLDETDFAVQQRLQALKGSFMAKGMTPDAAMNAAYKMLDLSVTKQATVLSYMDVFLYLGVIFLICIPFILFVKERKSKEKIDLSGVH